One Conger conger chromosome 7, fConCon1.1, whole genome shotgun sequence genomic window, CCCAGAGAATGAAAAAATCTACATAGACATACCCAGTACACATTATAATCAGCTAGGACACCAACACAATATACTGTTACATGTTATGCTTGGTGCTGAAGACATTGAGTACaagccacagaaacacagtcagATTTAGCACGTTCAGTAAATACTACAGTACCACAGGGTCTTTCAAAAGGACAAGGTTCACATTTTCAACACTGATATCTGGCAACACTTAAAAAGGACGGCTGCTTACGCAAATTGGCAAGGTCACAAACACTGATGTTTAATGGCAGGCGGTAATACAGATTTTGTCTTGTAgtgagacttattttttctaTAAAgtagaaacatttattttaagttgctgtttgcttgacaaatgaAAATATCTTACCGCATtggtaaaaaaacacaaaaaaaaaacaactctcaTTGGCAATACTTTTGAATAGTAGTAGAAATATGATTTGAATTTTTTGGTTTATGCTGTGCTCAGTTAGTCTGGTGAGCACACAGACTTAAAATCACTAGGACTCCATTTGAGTGAGTGCCCAACCTCTGCAGGTCCGATATTAAGAATGCCGTGTGCTCCCCTATGCATTCATCATTTTCAGTACCTGCAGGGCCCCTTCAAAGACACTCCGTCTCTGAAAGCCAGGCTTTTCTGAAGCATTTCCTTCCTCCATTTCAGAGATGTGCACTAGTGAAGTTTTTTGTGAATGCTGTTTCATGAACATTGCTGTTAAACTGAAGGGACAGGAGAAAGTTGGTGACCAGCGGTTAAACAGTTAATGTCGCCAGCTGCGCACGAGAACAGACAGGCATTAGCTTACATTACCACATTACGCCGAACTCCGaaactgttattttattttctatttcaagATCAAATTGATTTACACACTAAACACTTTCTGTGTCGGGGGTACCTGAGAGTAATATTCTGTCGTCTTCTCTTTTTATGGTCATCATGTGACTACTTAAACAGTAAATTATGAAACCGCCTCGCTATGCAGGCGCCTCATATTGAGATATCAGTAAACATTGTAGGTGACATTTCACCAGCAAAGCAATAGTCAGAAACAACACCAGTTCTGAAATACCACTAAACTGCCTTTGTTTTAAAGTGCAAAGTGtcctgtatatacagtatactgtacatatacatacatatatatatagtagagagacagatagaaagaagagagggaaaaaaagaaaagagattgcgagagagagagagagagaaaagaaaaaagaataaagggAGAGACATAAAAGATAGACAGAAAGATAGACATTATCAAAATGTTCCAGTTCTGGCTGTTCTGCTACGATTCCTGTGCAGGACGAATGCATTTGTAACCCGAAATTTAATTCCACCCCAAGCTGTCACATATATCATTCCAATATATCATGTACTGTCGTGGATCTTGGGGCAAACACAAATGTCTTTATTTGCTGTTTCATGTAAGAAAAGCGGAGAGCAAGACGGGGCTTTCTGAAGATTGCTCacggtctttttttttctcctcgcCGTCTGTACGGTAACATTGACAGCAGCAGTCCGCACCTGCTACGCCTCATCAGAGTGTTGGGTTACTTTGTTCACTGCGTAGCGCTCGGAGAATCACGGCGTAATCCCCGGTTTTTGACTAATCCAAACGAGAGTGGAATGTGATTTGGCCCCCAATCTCACAGCTTCTCAAGGCAAGAGAGacaaactattattattattttagttttacaaGCCTTTCCTTTTTCGGTGCTTATTTCTCTAGGGTGATCGAAGATATTTAATTACATTGAACTGAATGGTCGTATATCATAAGTCAGATATAATTAGCAATTTATTTAAATAGTATGCCTTACAGGCAATTGGTAACTTGGTTTGTATACAAATGTACAGTTTCATGATAAGAAAATAATGATATCTCACAACAATGAGGTAGATGAACGAAATATCCCTTTTCCAATGGAAATAATTCCTTATGAAAATCACGTGGGTgaattcacacatacacatcggcaaggtcaaacacacacactcccacacacgcacaggcacacagacagtgaCCAATATGAAACCGATGTGTTttctcaagaaaaaaaacaaacgccATCCGCCTTCCACCGTATCCTGTCCACCATCTGAACATCTGCTTACCAGACATACTTCACCAGCTTAGCCTGTTGTCTTtgtaaaaaagaacaaaacaaaacaaaaacttatGAGGTGGGagacaaagaaaaataacagcaacaaaaaaaaaaagccaataaagttgtttttgttgttgtcgtgTGAGAAGGGCGGCTCAAATAACTGTAGTTAGCGCCTCCTGACACTTCCTGTAGGAGTCTCGTTTGGGAGGGGTCTCCCCCGAGGGGCCCTCGTCCAGTTCCGAGGGGCCCTTGCCCGCGCCCCCGGCTTCGGGGCTGTGCGTCCTTTTGGCCTGCAGCTCGCTGTGCCAGGCGTCTCTGCCGTACGTTAGCCCGTTAGCGGGGCCCGGCTTGGCGAAGTGCACCCTCCGCAGGTGCAGGATCTCCTGGAAGGCGTACCTGAATTCGGGGCTCCGGCAGTAGATGAGGGGGTTGAACGCCGAGTTAGCGTAGCCTATCCAGTTGAGTATCCTGAAGGTGAGCTTGATGTTCTCCACCCTCCAGATGGCCAGGACCACGTTGAGCACGAAGAAGGGCAGCCAGCAGAGGGTGAAGATGCCCATGATGATGCCCAGCGTCTTCAGGGCCTTGTGCTCCTTCAGGCAGAACTTGGTCCGCTTGGCGCCGTTGCCGTTGCGCCCGTCGCCCGCGCCCCGGTTCTCCAGCGCCGGGTTGTTGTTCTGCGCGCGGAAGCGGCCCTCGCTCCGGCCGATCTTCTCCAGCTGCTTGCGGGCCTCCTGGAAGACGCGGCTGTAGACGAACACCATGACCACCAGCGGGATGTAGAAGGAGATGATGGAGGAGGTGATGGCGTAGGCCGTGTTGGTGTTGAAGTCGCAGCAGAAGGCGTCGCTCAGGCAGCACAGCGAGTCGGGCTCCTCTGACGTCCACCACTTCATGTGGATGGGCAGGAAGGAGATGAGGCCGGCCACCAGCCacaccaccagcaccaccacgCACGCCCGCGTCTTGGTCAGCAGCGACTGGTAGCGGAAGGGCGAGGTGATGGCCAGGTAGCGGTCCAGCGCGATGACGCACAGCGTCTCGATGCTGGCCGTCACGCACAGCACGTCCACCGCCGTCCAGAACTCGCACCAGAAGCTTCCGAAGTACCAGGTGTTGAGCACGATGTAGCAGGCGCCGAACGGCACCACCACCACGCCCATCACCAGGTCGGCGCACGCCAGGGACGTGATGAAGTAGTTGGTGACCGTCTGCAGCCGCTGGAAGCGGGCGATGGCGGTGATCACCAGCACGTTTCCGAACACGATGCACAGCaccagcagtgacatcaccacgcCCAGGACCGCGATCTCCGCCTCGCTGTACTCTGACCCTCCCCACACCGAGACGGTGAGGTTCCGCGACACGCAGGCGTTAACCACGGGCGCTTCTGTACTTCCCattatctgagagagagagagagaggggagagagagagagagagagagagagagagagagagagagagagagagagggaaagagagagggagagagagaagagagagagagagagagagagagagagagagagggaaagagagagggagagagagaagagagagagagagagaagagagggaaagagagaagagagggagagagagagagaggagagggaaggtgagagagaagagaggaaaaagagagagagcaagggagagggggaagagagaggagagaaggtgagagggagtgagagagagagagggagcgagagaataCAAAGAGAGGAAGTGAGAAGCAATACACTGCCGACATAAACATAACCCATTCAGATATATATCACAAAAAAACGCACACAAGTGTGCATGctcacaaacccacaaacacagacacacacacacacacacaaatgtacacacctacacacaggcacacacacgtagaaacacacacatgcatgcacacacacacacacacacacacacacatcttcttCAGCCCTGCACTGCATGTTATTGGTGCAGTGGTATAGGCGCGTTATATAATGCGTTTTATGCTCCGTGCATTACAGCGCATACATTTCCCACTACATGCAGTTTCAGTTTCAAACAAGTTCTCCAAAAATTATAGATGAAACCATTCATTGAGAAAAATATGGAGTTTAACttgtaacttaaaaaaaacaaaacatataacTTAAAGGTTAACAAACCTCCAAGAGTAATCCTTTTTCTGACTTCCCATAAAAgttatatttgtttatattcCTCTGGAGAAGGGGAGAAAAGATCTGAAGTAGTTTCCATGAGTGTTGAGCTGCTCCTCGCACTGCTTGTCCTCTTCTCTCgctcctgccctccctccctctccctctctctttctctcactcgctcGCACCGTGTTTGAACACATGAAGCTGTCTGGCACTAGATGTGTAACAGCCTATTTGTCACAGCCCTTATACCATACAGTACTGACATCATCCTTCCTCCCCAGCCAATCAGTGAGCAGCTAACAATGGCCAGGGAACCGCAGACAACTCTGCTTTCAAAAACAATGTGTTGATTCTAGTTTTGTTCCCTTCTAGTTTTGTAGAAGCAAGATAATTGTTTAATACAgttacacaaaacaaaacttttcgGATTAATTTACTATCCAAGCTGAAggtaaaaatgcctacacagaGTGAGTAGAAGTAATTTTTAATTTGAAGTGAATTTCAATAAGGCAATGACCAGTTAATTTCATTGACATTTCCAAAAACAATGGGACACAAAACCTCTAATAAGTAAAGTGGTGTCATCTGGTGAtgtagcaaaaataataattcacatCCAGGATTCACATTGTACGGTCAGATTCTAATGAATTAAAAAAGGCCTCATTCCCTGTTTAAAAGCGAAATCCTTACAGTAAGTACGCTTTACAGCTGGCCGCGGAGTCCTGTTCTGAGTGTACTATATGTGAGCCGCTTCAGaacgtttaaaataaaatagtccTGGAAATTCATTCAGAATTCATTCCTGCCAGCGCTTCAGTGTGACAGATTGAAATGGTAAAATAACAGCTGTTCCATGTTTCAGCCGTTGTTACGGTAGAGTCTGCTGAACTGAGCATGTGCTTGGAATTAAACTGTGAAAATGCTAAATCCAAAAAAGCATGCTGCTGATTCAAAGTCATTCCCTGTTTCCCCGGGCCAGAGACTGCATGCTCACCCCTTGGCAAGAAAGGTATTAGAAGCTTAACCGGAATTGTGTTGAGAATCCTTATGTGTTAAGGAAAGCTGTTAACCAATCACCATATATCACTTTAAAACTGGGAGTAGTCTTTGTCACGCATTGGACAGCCAGGCTTGGTTAAAGTGCGGGTGTGAAATTATTCTTCCTCTTAAGAGGAAGTAATTTGTCTGACTTGCATGTCACTTTTAGCACATAGATTTTATGGCTGtgcctttacacacacacacacacacacacaaacctgcgtgcacatacacacacatacacacaaacacacacacacgccacacacactcaccccacacacacacacacaaacatgcat contains:
- the LOC133134057 gene encoding beta-2 adrenergic receptor-like, translated to MGSTEAPVVNACVSRNLTVSVWGGSEYSEAEIAVLGVVMSLLVLCIVFGNVLVITAIARFQRLQTVTNYFITSLACADLVMGVVVVPFGACYIVLNTWYFGSFWCEFWTAVDVLCVTASIETLCVIALDRYLAITSPFRYQSLLTKTRACVVVLVVWLVAGLISFLPIHMKWWTSEEPDSLCCLSDAFCCDFNTNTAYAITSSIISFYIPLVVMVFVYSRVFQEARKQLEKIGRSEGRFRAQNNNPALENRGAGDGRNGNGAKRTKFCLKEHKALKTLGIIMGIFTLCWLPFFVLNVVLAIWRVENIKLTFRILNWIGYANSAFNPLIYCRSPEFRYAFQEILHLRRVHFAKPGPANGLTYGRDAWHSELQAKRTHSPEAGGAGKGPSELDEGPSGETPPKRDSYRKCQEALTTVI